The following are encoded in a window of Lacinutrix sp. WUR7 genomic DNA:
- the dnaK gene encoding molecular chaperone DnaK — MSKIIGIDLGTTNSCVSVMEGNEPVVIPNAEGKRTTPSVIAFVEGGEIKVGDPAKRQAVTNPTKTVYSIKRFMGNKYSESKKEAERVPYKVVKGDNDTPRVDIDGRLYTPQELSAMILQKMKKTAEDYLGTSVSEAVITVPAYFNDAQRQATKEAGEIAGLKVRRIINEPTAAALAYGMDKKGTDQKIVVFDFGGGTHDVSILELGDGVFEVLSTDGDTHLGGDDVDQKIIDWLADEFNKEEGIDLRKDPMALQRIKEAAEKAKIELSSSAQTEINLPYVTATASGPKHLVRTLTRAKFEQLIDDLVKRTIEPCQTALKAAGLSKSDIDEVILVGGSTRIPAVVEAVEKFFGKAPSKGVNPDEVVSLGAGIQGGVLSGDVKDVLLLDVTPLSLGIETMGNVMTKLIEANTTIPTKKSQVFSTAADNQPSVEIHVLQGERSMAADNKTIGRFHLDGIPPAQRGTPQIEVTFDIDANGIIKVSAGDKATGKTQDIRIEASSGLTEEEIKKMKADAEENAEADAKAAENAQKLNEADSMIFQTEKQLKEFGDKISDDKKAPVEAALEELKKAYETKDVAVISPALDTLNEAWKVASEEMYKAQADAQGGTDAGPDANAGADATEGSDVEDVDFEEVK, encoded by the coding sequence ATGAGTAAGATTATTGGAATCGATTTAGGAACAACAAATTCCTGCGTTTCTGTAATGGAAGGTAACGAACCAGTTGTAATTCCAAATGCAGAAGGTAAAAGAACAACACCATCAGTTATCGCTTTTGTAGAAGGCGGTGAAATTAAAGTTGGTGATCCAGCAAAACGTCAAGCAGTAACGAACCCAACAAAAACGGTTTATTCTATTAAGCGTTTTATGGGAAATAAATATTCTGAATCTAAAAAAGAAGCAGAACGTGTACCATATAAAGTGGTAAAAGGAGATAATGATACTCCAAGAGTAGATATTGATGGTCGTTTATATACACCTCAAGAATTATCCGCAATGATTCTTCAGAAAATGAAGAAAACGGCAGAAGATTATTTAGGTACTTCTGTAAGTGAAGCAGTAATTACTGTTCCTGCATATTTTAACGATGCACAACGTCAAGCAACTAAAGAAGCTGGTGAAATTGCAGGTTTAAAAGTACGTCGTATTATCAACGAGCCAACAGCAGCAGCTTTAGCTTATGGTATGGACAAAAAAGGAACTGACCAAAAAATAGTAGTATTTGATTTTGGTGGAGGAACACATGATGTATCTATCTTAGAATTAGGAGATGGTGTATTTGAAGTGCTTTCTACAGATGGAGATACGCATTTAGGTGGAGATGATGTAGATCAAAAAATTATCGACTGGTTAGCAGATGAGTTTAACAAAGAAGAAGGTATTGATTTACGTAAAGACCCAATGGCTTTACAACGTATTAAAGAAGCTGCAGAAAAAGCAAAAATTGAATTATCATCTTCTGCACAAACAGAGATTAATTTACCTTACGTTACTGCTACAGCAAGTGGACCAAAACACTTAGTACGTACTTTAACAAGAGCTAAATTTGAGCAATTAATTGACGATTTAGTAAAACGTACTATCGAGCCTTGTCAAACGGCCTTAAAAGCAGCAGGTTTATCTAAATCTGATATCGATGAAGTTATTCTTGTTGGTGGATCAACACGTATTCCAGCAGTTGTAGAAGCAGTTGAGAAATTCTTCGGAAAAGCACCAAGTAAAGGTGTAAATCCTGATGAGGTTGTTTCTTTAGGAGCAGGAATTCAAGGTGGAGTTTTATCTGGAGATGTTAAAGATGTATTACTTTTAGATGTAACACCTTTATCTCTTGGTATTGAAACAATGGGTAATGTAATGACAAAACTTATTGAAGCAAATACAACAATTCCAACAAAAAAGAGTCAAGTATTCTCTACAGCAGCAGATAATCAACCATCTGTAGAAATCCATGTTTTACAAGGAGAACGTTCTATGGCTGCAGATAATAAAACAATTGGACGTTTTCATTTAGACGGAATTCCACCAGCACAACGTGGTACTCCTCAAATTGAAGTAACTTTCGATATTGATGCAAACGGAATTATCAAAGTTTCTGCAGGAGATAAAGCTACTGGTAAGACACAAGATATTCGTATTGAAGCATCTTCTGGATTAACAGAAGAAGAAATCAAAAAAATGAAAGCGGATGCAGAAGAAAATGCAGAAGCAGATGCTAAAGCAGCAGAAAACGCTCAAAAATTAAATGAAGCGGATTCAATGATTTTCCAAACGGAAAAACAATTGAAAGAATTTGGTGATAAAATATCAGATGATAAAAAAGCACCAGTGGAAGCAGCTTTAGAAGAACTTAAAAAAGCATACGAAACTAAAGATGTAGCGGTAATCTCTCCAGCTTTAGATACTTTAAACGAAGCTTGGAAAGTTGCTAGTGAAGAAATGTACAAAGCACAAGCAGATGCACAAGGAGGAACAGATGCTGGTCCTGATGCAAATGCTGGAGCAGACGCAACGGAAGGAAGTGACGTTGAAGATGTAGACTTCGAAGAAGTTAAGTAA
- a CDS encoding dihydrolipoamide dehydrogenase has product MKKIVSVLFVFSLLLMSCQGEDGIDGQNGSIFLGQSFERNIDLVTTNNYQQTIEIPLSIDLYDTDMVLVYRLLGQSGGYDIWKPLPETVYTNFGDEFQYNFEHNFDFVTIFIDAPSTFNYNNLLSGDTLNQVFRIVVLPVDFVNSKNIDVTNYDEVIKYTK; this is encoded by the coding sequence ATGAAAAAAATTGTATCTGTATTATTTGTGTTTAGCTTATTATTAATGTCTTGCCAAGGAGAAGACGGAATTGACGGTCAAAATGGAAGTATTTTTCTAGGCCAATCTTTTGAAAGAAATATTGATTTAGTCACTACAAATAATTATCAACAAACCATAGAAATCCCCTTGAGTATTGACTTATATGATACAGATATGGTTTTAGTTTATCGTCTTTTAGGTCAATCTGGTGGCTATGATATATGGAAACCTCTTCCAGAAACTGTTTACACTAATTTTGGTGACGAATTTCAATATAACTTTGAACACAATTTTGATTTTGTAACCATTTTTATAGATGCACCTTCCACATTTAATTATAACAATTTACTTTCTGGTGACACTTTAAACCAAGTTTTTAGAATCGTTGTATTACCTGTAGATTTTGTAAACAGTAAAAACATCGATGTCACTAATTATGATGAAGTTATAAAATACACAAAATAA
- a CDS encoding L-serine ammonia-lyase has protein sequence MECISVFDMLKIGVGPSSSHTLGPWRAAERWIKELKANNTFDKVEGIQIDLYGSLSLTGKGHATDYAVMLGLCGFDPETIPTENIPEIISTIKEKNVLSFNNEKTISFNPSEDITFNRKFLPFHSNGMTFTAHIDGTKKKSTFYSIGGGFVVKEERKNSKRNFEIKCSFPYPIDKGTELLQFCKDLDLPISQVVLENEKSIRSTEDIDKELQRIWNTMLECMYLGCHTEGNLPGGLNVRRRAYDMHQKLKGEKPYTTHIEWLYSIRNTEVKFRQILKWVSCFALAVNEVNASLGRVVTAPTNGSAGVIPAVLMYYLVIENHDGNFEDIKRFLLVAGEIGSIFKKGATISAAMGGCQAEIGVSSAMAAGALTELLGGTPEQVLVASEIAMEHHLGLTCDPIGGLVQIPCIERNAMGAIKAINAAELALDTDPNNVKVPFDKVVATMWETAKDMNTKYKETSEGGLAVSVNMSDC, from the coding sequence ATGGAATGTATTTCGGTTTTTGATATGCTTAAAATTGGTGTTGGTCCTTCTAGTTCACATACTTTAGGCCCTTGGCGTGCAGCAGAACGTTGGATTAAAGAATTAAAAGCAAATAATACTTTTGATAAGGTAGAAGGTATTCAAATAGATCTTTACGGTTCTTTGTCGTTAACAGGAAAAGGGCATGCCACAGATTATGCTGTAATGTTAGGTTTATGTGGATTTGATCCGGAAACGATTCCAACGGAAAACATTCCAGAAATAATTTCTACTATAAAGGAAAAAAACGTTTTATCTTTTAATAACGAAAAAACAATTTCTTTTAATCCTTCGGAAGACATCACTTTCAACAGAAAGTTTTTACCTTTTCATTCTAACGGAATGACATTTACGGCACATATAGATGGCACGAAAAAGAAGTCTACCTTCTACTCTATTGGTGGTGGATTTGTAGTGAAAGAAGAGCGTAAAAACTCGAAAAGAAATTTTGAAATAAAATGCTCGTTCCCATATCCTATAGATAAAGGAACAGAGCTTTTACAATTTTGTAAAGATTTAGATTTACCAATCTCGCAAGTCGTTTTAGAAAACGAAAAATCTATTCGTTCTACGGAAGATATTGACAAAGAACTACAACGTATTTGGAACACCATGTTAGAATGTATGTATCTTGGTTGTCATACCGAAGGTAATCTTCCTGGTGGTTTAAATGTAAGACGTCGCGCTTATGACATGCACCAAAAACTAAAAGGCGAAAAACCATATACAACCCATATAGAGTGGCTTTATTCAATAAGAAATACCGAAGTTAAGTTTCGACAAATTTTAAAATGGGTAAGCTGTTTTGCACTAGCTGTAAACGAAGTAAATGCATCTTTAGGTCGCGTTGTTACTGCTCCAACCAACGGAAGCGCTGGAGTAATTCCTGCCGTATTAATGTATTATCTGGTGATTGAAAACCACGATGGTAATTTTGAAGACATAAAACGTTTTCTATTAGTTGCTGGAGAAATAGGAAGCATCTTTAAAAAAGGGGCAACTATTAGTGCCGCAATGGGAGGATGTCAAGCAGAGATTGGAGTAAGTTCTGCAATGGCAGCTGGGGCTTTAACCGAATTACTTGGTGGTACACCAGAACAGGTTTTAGTAGCTTCAGAAATTGCTATGGAGCATCATTTAGGTCTTACCTGTGATCCTATTGGTGGATTAGTACAAATACCTTGTATAGAACGTAATGCAATGGGAGCAATTAAAGCTATTAATGCAGCAGAATTAGCCTTAGATACCGATCCTAACAATGTAAAAGTTCCTTTTGACAAAGTAGTAGCTACCATGTGGGAAACTGCCAAAGACATGAATACAAAGTATAAAGAAACTAGCGAAGGTGGCTTAGCGGTTAGCGTAAATATGTCAGATTGTTAA
- a CDS encoding nuclear transport factor 2 family protein: protein MARVILFLVMLISGSIVAQENHAQEEVKRAIETFFEGFHKGDTTLMKSVMVDKFITQTAYKNKEGQDILVTEEASKLIKAVATRLADQKWEERLIDFKIQVNGNMANAWVPYAFWYNDTFIHCGVNSFQLFHDNGQWKIIYLIDTRRKEDCQD, encoded by the coding sequence ATGGCAAGAGTGATACTCTTTTTAGTAATGCTAATTTCAGGAAGTATTGTTGCACAAGAAAACCATGCGCAAGAAGAAGTAAAGCGTGCTATTGAAACTTTTTTTGAAGGCTTCCATAAAGGAGATACTACTTTAATGAAATCTGTAATGGTAGATAAATTTATTACACAAACAGCGTATAAAAATAAGGAAGGACAAGATATTTTAGTAACCGAAGAGGCTTCCAAACTAATTAAAGCAGTTGCAACAAGACTGGCAGACCAGAAATGGGAGGAACGTTTAATTGATTTTAAAATCCAAGTGAATGGTAATATGGCTAATGCTTGGGTGCCTTATGCGTTTTGGTATAATGATACTTTTATCCATTGTGGAGTAAATTCTTTTCAGTTGTTTCATGATAACGGACAATGGAAAATTATCTATCTTATAGACACAAGAAGAAAAGAAGACTGTCAGGATTAG
- the panB gene encoding 3-methyl-2-oxobutanoate hydroxymethyltransferase, translating into MSVAKKEYKRVTVKSLVDMKKHGEKISMLTAYDYTMAKIVDGAGIDVILVGDSASNVMAGHETTLPITLDQMIYHASSVVRAIHRALVVVDLPFGSYQSDPKEALRSAIRIMKESGGHAVKMEGGKEVKDSIKRILHAGIPVMGHLGLTPQSIYKFGTYTVRAKEEQEAEQLKMDALMLEKAGCFAIVLEKIPAKLAQEVAESVSIPVIGIGAGNGVDGQVLVTHDMIGMTHEFNPRFLRRYMNLYEEMTNAFTQYGEDVKSGDFPNDTEQY; encoded by the coding sequence ATGTCTGTAGCAAAAAAAGAATATAAAAGAGTAACTGTAAAATCATTAGTTGACATGAAGAAGCATGGCGAGAAAATCTCTATGTTAACTGCATACGATTATACCATGGCTAAAATTGTGGATGGTGCAGGAATAGATGTTATTTTGGTTGGTGACTCTGCCAGTAACGTAATGGCTGGGCACGAAACTACATTACCCATTACTTTAGATCAAATGATTTATCATGCGTCTTCAGTCGTTAGAGCAATACATAGAGCTTTAGTAGTTGTAGATTTACCTTTTGGTAGTTACCAAAGTGATCCAAAAGAAGCTTTACGTTCTGCCATTAGAATCATGAAAGAATCTGGAGGACATGCTGTAAAAATGGAAGGTGGTAAAGAAGTAAAAGATTCTATAAAACGTATTTTACATGCAGGAATTCCTGTTATGGGACACTTAGGATTAACACCACAATCTATATATAAATTTGGTACGTATACCGTACGTGCTAAAGAAGAGCAAGAAGCAGAACAATTAAAAATGGATGCATTAATGCTTGAAAAAGCAGGATGTTTTGCTATTGTATTAGAAAAAATACCAGCTAAATTAGCACAAGAAGTTGCCGAGAGTGTTTCTATTCCTGTAATTGGTATTGGAGCAGGAAATGGTGTAGATGGTCAAGTTTTGGTTACACATGATATGATTGGTATGACCCATGAATTTAATCCGCGTTTTTTAAGACGATATATGAATTTATACGAAGAAATGACTAATGCGTTTACACAATATGGTGAAGATGTAAAGAGTGGTGATTTTCCTAATGACACGGAACAGTACTAG
- a CDS encoding RluA family pseudouridine synthase has product MSRLSEKIVSNKNNLQVLYEDNHILIVNKRAGDIVQGDKTGDKPLSDIVKEYIKDKYNKPGNVYLGTVHRLDRPTTGLVIFAKTSKALPRLNKLFVSKDISKTYWAIVKNEPPKIEDTLVHWLKKNPKNNKSTAYIKEVPESKKAILHYKIKKALDNYFLLEVNLETGRHHQIRSQLSSIGCSIKGDLKYGFDRSNKDASISLHARQIQFIHPVSKEEIHIIAPLPKDAIWDACTE; this is encoded by the coding sequence GTGTCAAGACTTTCAGAAAAAATAGTATCGAACAAAAACAACCTTCAAGTACTTTATGAAGACAATCACATCCTCATAGTAAACAAACGTGCAGGAGATATTGTACAAGGTGACAAAACTGGAGACAAGCCATTAAGTGATATTGTTAAAGAATACATTAAAGATAAATACAACAAACCTGGAAATGTATATTTAGGTACTGTACATCGATTAGACAGACCAACTACTGGATTAGTTATTTTTGCTAAGACCAGTAAAGCATTACCTAGACTAAATAAACTTTTTGTTTCTAAAGATATTAGTAAAACGTACTGGGCAATTGTAAAAAATGAACCTCCAAAAATCGAAGATACACTTGTACATTGGTTAAAAAAGAATCCGAAAAACAATAAATCGACAGCATATATTAAAGAGGTTCCTGAAAGCAAAAAGGCGATTCTTCATTATAAAATAAAGAAGGCTTTAGATAACTATTTCTTATTAGAAGTAAATTTGGAAACTGGAAGACATCACCAAATACGATCGCAATTATCAAGTATTGGCTGTTCTATTAAAGGCGATTTAAAATACGGTTTTGATAGAAGCAATAAAGATGCAAGTATCAGTTTACATGCCAGACAAATACAGTTTATACATCCTGTTTCTAAAGAAGAGATACATATAATTGCTCCTTTACCAAAAGATGCCATTTGGGACGCTTGTACAGAATAA
- a CDS encoding sensor histidine kinase → MLFNLIQDPRVSTSAERYLLIYMIGVLLIVTALVVIFFIVFQKRKNKLLLDKIKQQKLFDEEISRTQTEIQEQTLKSIGWELHDNVGQLLSVASMQLSILGTQVSPEIKDSVRETTNIVRDSLKEVRSLSKSLNNEVVLNIGFEKSISNELDRLKRMKFTSAELIVKGNAIPITNKKHEIIMFRILQEFLSNSVKYSEAKNLKIILDYQNNNLLIQASDDGKGFDVDTVAKGAGLLNMKSRAALINATFNLTSEIGEGVMLTINYPFE, encoded by the coding sequence ATGTTATTTAATTTAATTCAAGATCCTAGAGTATCTACAAGTGCAGAACGGTATCTTTTAATATACATGATAGGTGTTTTATTAATTGTAACTGCTTTAGTGGTTATCTTTTTTATTGTTTTTCAGAAAAGGAAAAATAAATTATTATTAGATAAAATCAAGCAACAGAAATTATTCGACGAAGAAATATCTAGAACACAAACCGAAATACAAGAGCAAACGTTAAAAAGTATTGGTTGGGAATTACACGATAATGTTGGGCAGCTTTTATCGGTTGCGAGTATGCAATTAAGTATTTTAGGTACGCAGGTTTCTCCAGAAATTAAAGATAGTGTAAGAGAAACTACAAATATTGTGAGAGATAGTCTAAAGGAAGTACGCTCCTTATCAAAATCATTAAATAATGAAGTGGTTTTAAATATTGGTTTTGAGAAATCTATTTCCAACGAGTTAGATCGATTAAAACGAATGAAATTTACAAGTGCAGAACTAATTGTAAAAGGAAATGCAATTCCTATTACAAACAAGAAGCATGAAATAATTATGTTTAGAATTCTTCAGGAGTTTTTATCCAATTCCGTTAAATACTCGGAAGCAAAAAACTTAAAGATTATTTTAGATTACCAAAACAACAACTTACTAATTCAGGCTAGTGATGATGGTAAAGGTTTTGATGTAGATACAGTAGCAAAAGGGGCTGGACTGTTAAATATGAAGAGTAGAGCAGCACTTATTAACGCTACGTTTAACTTAACTTCAGAAATTGGGGAAGGGGTTATGCTTACTATTAATTATCCATTTGAATAA
- a CDS encoding YifB family Mg chelatase-like AAA ATPase — MLKKVYASAVFGVEASTVTVEVNVDSGIGYHLVGLPDNAIKESNFRIAAALQNNGYKIPGKKIIINMSPADLRKEGSAYDLTLAVGILVATKQIQAENLEDFLIMGELSLDGNLQPIRGALPIAIKAKEEGFKGFILPVQNAKEAAIVDDIQVFGVDNIKQVIDYFDKGEALEQTIIDTKKEFEKNLDFPEFDFSDVKGQESIKRCMEIAAAGGHNIILIGPPGAGKTMLAKRLPSILPPMTIHEALETTKIHSVVGRVKANAGIMAQRPFRSPHHTISNVALVGGGSYPQPGEISLSHNGVLFLDELPEFKREVLEVMRQPLEDREVTISRAKFTVTYPSSFMLVASMNPSPSGYFNDPGAPVTSSPAEMQRYLSKVSGPLLDRIDIHIEVTPVPFEKLSEERKGESSVEIRKRVTKARDLQTKRFENSEVVHYNAQMNTKQIRKHCVLDEASKGLLKTAMERLNLSARAYDRILKVSRTIADLENHEEINGSHISEAIQYRSLDREGWLG; from the coding sequence ATGTTAAAAAAAGTCTATGCAAGTGCTGTATTTGGTGTGGAAGCTTCTACAGTTACCGTCGAAGTAAATGTCGATTCCGGAATTGGTTATCATTTAGTTGGTTTACCAGATAATGCAATAAAAGAAAGTAATTTTAGAATTGCTGCTGCATTGCAAAATAATGGGTATAAGATTCCGGGGAAAAAGATAATTATTAATATGTCTCCTGCAGATTTACGCAAGGAGGGAAGTGCTTACGATTTAACACTTGCAGTTGGTATATTAGTGGCTACTAAGCAGATTCAAGCTGAAAATTTAGAAGACTTCCTCATCATGGGAGAATTATCATTAGATGGAAACTTGCAACCCATACGCGGTGCTTTACCCATTGCTATTAAAGCCAAAGAGGAAGGTTTTAAAGGTTTTATACTTCCTGTGCAGAATGCCAAAGAAGCAGCCATAGTCGATGACATACAGGTTTTTGGAGTAGATAATATAAAACAAGTTATAGACTATTTTGATAAAGGCGAAGCGCTAGAGCAAACCATCATAGATACTAAAAAAGAGTTTGAGAAAAATTTAGATTTCCCAGAGTTTGATTTTAGCGATGTAAAAGGACAAGAATCTATAAAACGCTGTATGGAAATTGCAGCAGCAGGAGGACACAATATTATTTTAATTGGTCCGCCAGGAGCAGGAAAAACTATGTTAGCCAAGCGATTGCCTAGTATTTTGCCTCCAATGACTATTCATGAAGCATTAGAAACCACCAAAATACACAGTGTGGTTGGAAGGGTAAAAGCGAATGCAGGTATTATGGCGCAAAGGCCTTTCCGTAGCCCACATCACACCATTTCAAACGTCGCTTTAGTCGGTGGCGGAAGTTATCCGCAACCAGGAGAAATTTCTTTATCGCACAATGGGGTTTTATTTTTAGATGAATTACCAGAATTTAAACGGGAAGTTTTAGAAGTAATGCGACAACCATTGGAAGACAGAGAAGTTACTATCTCTAGAGCAAAATTTACCGTAACATATCCATCTTCTTTTATGTTGGTGGCGAGTATGAATCCTAGTCCGAGTGGTTATTTTAACGATCCTGGAGCTCCAGTAACTTCTAGTCCAGCAGAAATGCAACGCTATTTGAGTAAAGTTTCTGGTCCGTTATTGGATAGAATAGATATTCACATTGAAGTAACTCCTGTTCCTTTCGAAAAACTTTCTGAAGAACGAAAAGGAGAAAGTTCTGTAGAAATAAGAAAACGAGTTACTAAAGCTAGAGATCTTCAAACCAAACGATTTGAAAATTCGGAGGTGGTACATTATAATGCACAAATGAACACGAAACAAATACGTAAACACTGTGTTTTAGATGAAGCTTCTAAAGGATTACTAAAAACAGCCATGGAACGTTTAAATCTTTCCGCAAGAGCGTATGACAGAATTTTAAAAGTGTCAAGAACCATCGCAGACCTTGAAAATCATGAAGAAATTAATGGTTCGCATATTAGTGAAGCCATTCAGTATAGAAGTTTAGATAGAGAAGGTTGGCTAGGATAA
- a CDS encoding YheT family hydrolase codes for MPILNTTYKPSIFFRNGDVATIYSGLIRKVDLTQERERITLSDGDFIDLDWSYAKEKSSKLIIVLHGLEGNAQRPYVTGPAKLFNENGVDAICVNFRGCSGEPNLKYRSYHSGATDDLHEVIEYILETKNYTEIFLNGFSLGGNITLKYLGEERSIPKEIKGAIAISVPCFLEGSANELHKLKNKPYAIRFKKHLVDKLKPKVLQFPENISEEEIDSIKLLRDVDAVYTSKAHGFKDATDYYTKSSCLQFLPNIKVPTLLINALNDSFLSPECYPVKEAKSNENLHLEMPDFGGHVGFIQKGKYYYNELRALAFVEQL; via the coding sequence ATGCCAATACTTAACACCACATACAAGCCATCCATTTTTTTTAGAAACGGAGATGTTGCTACCATTTATTCTGGTCTAATTCGTAAAGTAGATTTAACACAAGAAAGAGAACGTATTACACTTAGTGATGGCGATTTTATAGACTTAGATTGGAGTTACGCAAAAGAGAAATCCAGCAAGCTAATTATTGTTTTACATGGTTTAGAAGGTAATGCGCAACGACCTTACGTTACTGGTCCTGCAAAACTATTTAATGAAAATGGCGTTGATGCTATTTGTGTGAATTTTCGAGGTTGCAGTGGCGAACCTAACTTAAAATACAGAAGTTACCATTCTGGTGCAACTGATGATTTACACGAGGTCATTGAGTATATTCTAGAAACGAAAAACTACACCGAAATATTTCTCAACGGTTTTAGTCTTGGCGGCAATATTACCTTAAAATATTTAGGGGAAGAACGCAGTATTCCTAAGGAAATAAAAGGAGCTATTGCTATTTCGGTACCATGCTTTTTAGAAGGTTCTGCTAACGAATTACACAAGCTAAAAAACAAACCGTATGCTATCCGATTTAAAAAACATCTGGTAGATAAGTTAAAACCGAAGGTGCTTCAGTTTCCTGAAAATATTTCAGAAGAAGAAATTGATTCTATTAAATTATTAAGAGATGTAGACGCGGTTTACACTTCAAAAGCACATGGTTTTAAAGACGCAACAGACTATTATACCAAATCTAGCTGCTTGCAATTTCTTCCAAATATAAAGGTACCAACCTTGCTAATTAATGCCTTAAACGATTCGTTTTTATCTCCAGAATGTTATCCTGTAAAAGAAGCAAAAAGCAACGAAAATCTACATTTAGAAATGCCTGATTTTGGAGGTCATGTTGGCTTTATTCAAAAAGGAAAATATTACTATAATGAACTTCGTGCTTTAGCATTTGTGGAGCAATTATAG
- the ade gene encoding adenine deaminase, whose product MILQGNIVDIPNKRIYKGEVTITAGKIASITEKETTNNQYILPGFVDAHIHIESSMLVPSEFAKLAVQHGTVATVSDPHEIANVLGVPGVEFMIENGKKVPFKFNFGAPSCVPATSFESAGAIIDSEGIKKLMENPDIKYLAEMMNYPGVLFDDEEVLKKIAHAKQNNKPVDGHAPGVRGEDITKYIAAGISTDHECFTFEEGLEKLQKDMKILIREGSAAKNFEALIDLMPEHFENMMFCSDDKHPDDLIISHINALCGRAVAKNIDVFKVLQAACINPVKHYNLDVGLLQVGDAADCIVVEDLKDFKTLQTYIDGELVYDFGKVNIKDVAFKNLNNFNTEKKTISDFKFDSSAEKIRVIEALEGQLVTNELIEEATIENGNLVSNTATDILKMTVVNRYNNDKPAIAFIKNFGLKEGAIASSVGHDSHNIIAVGVSDEAICKAVNLIIENKGGICAISDSEEHIVALPVAGIMSDQDGATIGKDYADLDKMAKQLGSTLHAPYMTLSFMALLVIPDLKLSDKGLFSGTDFKFTSLEV is encoded by the coding sequence ATGATATTACAAGGAAACATAGTAGATATACCTAACAAAAGAATCTACAAAGGAGAAGTTACTATTACAGCTGGTAAAATAGCTTCGATTACAGAAAAGGAAACAACGAACAATCAATATATTCTCCCAGGTTTTGTAGATGCACACATACATATTGAAAGTTCTATGCTAGTACCAAGTGAGTTTGCAAAACTAGCAGTACAACATGGAACCGTTGCTACCGTTTCTGATCCGCATGAAATAGCAAACGTTTTAGGAGTTCCTGGTGTGGAATTCATGATTGAAAATGGAAAAAAAGTGCCTTTTAAATTTAATTTTGGTGCACCAAGTTGCGTTCCTGCAACTAGTTTTGAATCTGCCGGAGCGATTATCGATTCCGAAGGCATTAAGAAATTAATGGAAAATCCAGATATTAAATATCTTGCCGAAATGATGAATTATCCGGGCGTTTTATTTGATGATGAAGAAGTCTTGAAAAAAATAGCACACGCAAAACAAAATAACAAACCTGTAGATGGTCATGCTCCAGGCGTTAGAGGAGAAGATATTACCAAATATATAGCAGCAGGAATTTCTACCGATCATGAGTGTTTCACCTTTGAGGAAGGTTTAGAGAAATTGCAAAAAGACATGAAAATTCTAATTCGTGAAGGAAGTGCAGCAAAAAACTTTGAAGCATTAATCGATTTGATGCCAGAGCATTTTGAAAACATGATGTTTTGTAGTGATGATAAACATCCAGACGATTTAATTATTTCACATATCAACGCATTATGTGGAAGAGCAGTAGCCAAAAACATAGATGTGTTTAAAGTATTGCAAGCAGCATGTATAAATCCTGTAAAGCACTATAATTTAGATGTTGGTTTGCTACAAGTTGGCGATGCAGCAGATTGTATTGTAGTCGAAGATTTAAAAGATTTTAAAACCCTTCAGACTTATATTGATGGCGAATTGGTTTATGACTTCGGAAAAGTAAATATTAAAGATGTCGCTTTTAAAAACCTAAATAATTTCAATACGGAAAAGAAGACTATTTCCGATTTTAAATTCGATTCTTCCGCAGAAAAAATTAGAGTGATTGAAGCTTTAGAAGGACAATTAGTAACTAACGAGCTTATTGAAGAAGCAACTATAGAAAACGGAAATCTTGTTTCTAATACTGCAACAGATATCCTGAAAATGACGGTCGTAAATCGCTATAATAACGACAAACCTGCCATTGCATTTATTAAAAATTTCGGATTAAAAGAAGGGGCAATTGCAAGTTCTGTTGGTCACGATTCGCATAATATAATTGCTGTTGGTGTTTCTGACGAAGCAATTTGTAAAGCGGTAAATCTAATCATTGAAAACAAAGGAGGAATTTGTGCAATAAGCGATTCCGAAGAACATATTGTTGCCCTTCCAGTTGCAGGAATTATGAGCGATCAAGATGGTGCCACTATTGGTAAAGACTATGCCGATTTAGATAAAATGGCAAAACAATTAGGAAGTACGTTGCATGCGCCTTATATGACGTTATCTTTTATGGCTTTATTAGTAATTCCTGATTTAAAACTAAGCGACAAAGGACTATTTAGTGGTACTGATTTTAAATTTACGAGTTTAGAAGTCTAA